The genomic region GACCATTCAAGTGAGCTCGCAAAGGAACATGTCCTCGACTCTTGCCGTCGCcactggtggtgttgatctGGAGTCGGCCAATGTCAGGAAGGTCGAGTCCAAGGTCGataagaagaagctcgagaaggCCGAGAGGAAGATTGCCGCCAAGCAGAGCAAGAAGACCTACAAGACGGTCGAGTATGAGGCTTCGCGCCTCCTTAACCAACCAGATAACACTCAGTCGTATGAGGATTTCTACATGGCTGTCAACCCGCTGCAGCTGGGTGGTGCCCAGAGCGGCAAGTCCAAGGATATCAAGATCGACAACATCGATGTCTCGATTGGTGGCAGCAGAATCTTGACCGATACCACTTTGACTCTTGCCTATGGTCACCGCTACGGTCTCGTTGGTAACAACGGTGTGGGTAAATCTACTCTTCTGAGAGCTCTGTCTCGAAGAGAGGTACCTATCCCGACTCATATCTCTATTCTGCACGTCGAGCAAGAGATTATGGGTGATGATACCCCAGCCTTGCAGGCCGTGTTGGATGCCGATGTTTGGCGcaaggtgttgttgaaggaaCAGGCCGTATGTTTAATTTTCCCAACCTATTAGGGCAGTTGCTAACAAGGCAAACAGGAAATCACAACGAAACTGGCAGACATCGAAGCCCAGCGTTCTGGTATGGCAGACACTGCAACGGATGCCGCGAGATTAGACAAGGACCGTGAAGCCCTTGACAGCCGGCTTGGCGATATCCAGGGCAAGCTTGCCGAAATGGAATCCGATAAAGCGGAATCCAGGGCTGCCAGTATTCTGGCTGGTCTTGGTTTCTCACCTGAAAGACAACAGTTTGCCACCAAGACATTCTCTGGTGGTTGGCGTATGCGTCTGGCTCTTGCTAGAGCTCTTTTCTGCGAGCCtgatcttttgcttctcgaCGAACCGTCCAACATGTTGGACGTTCCGTCTATCACCTTCCTTTCCAACTACCTTCAAGGCTACCCCAGCACCGTTCTTGTCGTATCTCACGACAGAGCCTTCCTCAACGAGGTGGCAACCGACATCATTCATCAACACTCCATGCGTCTCGACTACTACCGTGGTGCCAACTTCGAGTCCTTCTATGccaccaaggaggagcggAGAAAGGTGGCTAAGAGAGAGTACGAGAACCAGATGGCACAGCGTGCCCATCTCCAAGCATTCATCGACAAGTTCCGTTACAATGCCGCCAAGTCATCGGAAGCTCAATCCCGTATCAAGAAGTTAGAGAAGATGCCTGTTCTCGAGCCTCCTGAGGCTGAGTACAGCGTGCACTTCAAGTTCCCAGATGTCGAAAAGATGACCCCACCAATCGTCCAAATGTCCGAGGTCACCTTTGGCTACACACCAGACAAGATTCTTCTCAGAAATGTTGATTTGGATGTTCAGCTCGACTCCAGAATTGGTATTGTTGGACCCAACGGTGCTGGTAAGACAACAATTCTCAAGCTTCTCATCGGAAAGCTACAGCCCACATCCGGCACCATCACTCAGAACCCTCGTCTTCGTATTGGCTTCTTTGCCCAGCATCACGTTGATGCTCTTGATCTCAATGCCAGTGCCGTCACCTTCATGGCCAAGACCTACCCTGGCAGGACGGATGAAGAGTACCGTCGCCAGCTGGGTGCCTTTGGCATCACTGGCACAACTGGTCTACAAAAGATGGAACTTCTTTCTGGTGGTCAAAAGTCTCGTGTTGCTTTTGCTTGTTTGGCGCTTACCAACCCTCACATCTTGGTTCTGGATGAACCTTCCAATCACTTGGATATTGAGGCCATGGATGCCTTGTCCGAGGCTCTACAGCAGTTCCAGGGCGGTGTGCTGATGGTTTCTCACGACGTTACGATGTTGCAGACAGTGTGCACGTCGTTGTGGGTTTGTGATAATGGCACGGTGGAGAAGTTCCCTGGTGATGTCCAGGCTTACAAGAAGAGGATTACTGCACAGGCCGATGCAGCTGGTGTTGCGAAGCAGCTCCTTTAAGTTTGATTATATAGCATAAATGATATGAACATCagaagtttttttttttgaagcATTGTGTGCCTTATATCAGGCAGTTTGTTTGATACGGATAATGATGAATAATATTGAGATGGGTGAATAATTATGAGGTCCAATCATTTGCCATGTTGCTCTCGGGCGAAAGAACTGAGTCGTTCCTGGCCGGGACATCTTCCGCTGCTCGACTTGTGATACGGATTATAAAGGCCATATCCATGCATGACGGCGAATTCCTATCCACATAGCCAGCATCTGATATCAATAATAACATATCCCTCAAAACCAGTCTGGTGATGTGTTGTCAAAGGTGTTCTCAGAGGCTTGGTGTGTGAGGTTAGTTTGGGCCAAACGCGACTAGCGCGTCGTGgttccccctcccaaatctGGCGAATGAGAGTAAACAGTGGACCACGCAGGGACCACCCGGCAGCTGGGACTTTCCCCGATTCTTCGTTCCATTGGTGGTGCCTGATCCCCACTTGgcagcagtggcagcagCGGTGAACAGTCGTCGCCTTTCATTTCCTTGCCCCCAAAAATCAACAAATCTCTCCTTTCCCCTACCAAAATCTCCACCGGCTGCTTTTCAGACCCGACGTCGCCTGTTGTCCACCTTCGACCTTCTTCACTTTTttgtcgtcaaagtcgtaaaccaccatcccagtaaaaccgccaaaatgcGTGAGATTGTAAGTTATCGCCAGCTCCATGCCCGAGAACCCAAAAGACACGTCCCTGTGGCTTTTTTGGTCCCTGACCCAAAACCCCACCCTCGGGATCACGCCGCAGCAGAGCTTCCTGGGACGACCTCAGGTCGACTGAGGGCTGCCATGGCGATGGTGCAGTAAACAATATCATGACGACGATAGCTAACCGTTGTCTTCTCTTCAACAGGTCCATCTTCAGACCGGTCAGTGCGTAAGTAACCGGTCGACTCGAATCCGTCTACCACCACAGCTTGACCGTACTGACACTGCCCTTTCAGGGTAACCAAATTGGTGCCGCCTTCTGGTATGTCAAACCACGCTTGCGACTTGGGAGTCGATAATATTACAAGTGATTGAAACTGACACCTTCTAAGGCAGATTATCTCCGGCGAGCACGGCTTGGACAGCAATGGCGTGTATGTGTTATCGTCGGGCCTCGCATCATTCGAATAACCACTCACCGCTCCCATAGGTACAACGGCACTTCCGAACTCCAGCTCGAGCGCATGAATGTCTACTTCAACGAGGTACATACCAACACGATGCCTTCACCGCTGTCACATCACCATATCATGGCTAACACCTTTGTTCCTTCAGGCTTCCGGCAACAAGTATGTTCCCCGCGCTGTCCTCGTCGATCTCGAGCCCGGCACCATGGACGCTGTCCGTGCCGGTCCCTTCGGCCAGCTCTTCCGCCCCGACAACTTCGTCTTCGGCCAGTCCGGTGCTGGCAACAACTGGGCCAAGGGTCATTACACTGAGGGtgctgagcttgttgacCAGGTCCTCGACGTTGTCCGTCGTGAGGCCGAAGGCTGCGACTGCCTCCAGGGTTTCCAGATCACCCACTcccttggtggtggtaccgGTGCCGGTATGGGTACCCTTTTGATCTCCAAGATCCGCGAGGAGTTCCCCGACCGTATGATGGCCACCTTCTCCGTCGTGCCATCGCCCAAGGTTTCCGACACCGTTGTTGAGCCCTACAACGCCACCCTCTCCGTCCATCAGCTTGTTGAGAACTCCGACGAGACCTTCTGCATTGACAACGAGGCTCTCTACGACATCTGCATGCGCACCCTCAAGCTCCCTAACCCCTCGTATGGTGatctcaaccacctcgtcTCCGCCGTCATGTCCGGTGTGACCGTTTCTCTCCGTTTCCCCGGCCAGCTCAACTCTGATCTCCGCAAGTTGGCTGTCAACATGGTTCCTTTCCCTCGTCTCCACTTCTTCATGGTCGGCTTTGCTCCCCTGACCAGCCGTGGCGCCCACTCTTTCCGCGCCGTGTCCGTTCCCGAGTTGACCCAGCAGATGTTCGACCCCAAGAACATGATGGCTGCTTCCGACTTCCGCAACGGTCGTTACCTCACTTGCTCTGCCATCTTGTAAGTTTTACCAGGCTTCATTAATTGACCAGCAAGTTCCAAAGTATACTGACTCTGTTTCTAGCCGTGGCAAGGTCTCTatgaaggaggttgaggatcaGATGCGCAACGTGCAGAACAAGAACTCGTCTTACTTCGTTGAGTGGATCCCCAACAACGTCCAGACCGCTCTCTGCTCCATCCCTCCCCGTGGCCTCAAGATGTCGTCGACCTTCGTCGGTAACTCTACTGCTATCCAGGAGCTCTTCAAGCGCATTGGCGAGCAGTTCACTGCCATGTTCCGTCGCAAGGCTTTCTTGCATTGGTACACTGGTGAGGGtatggacgagatggagtTCACTGAGGCTGAGTCCAACATGAACGATCTCGTTTCGGAGTACCAGCAATACCAGgatgctggtgttgatgaggaggaggaggagtacgaggaggaggccccCGCTGAGGAGGAGTAGAACACCAACGACGTGTCCCCTCTACTACCGGCGGCTGGCCTACAGGATCATGCCGGCGTTGATATTGAGCATCATCCACTAGGCGGCTTGTCGACGGATCGTTTATTGGCTTAAGGATGACTAACCCTGTTTGGAAGCGTTCTTGACGTGTAGCCCTTTTTTGTTGGTGGATAATGGATTATTGATTATATCAGTTGGGCCCGCCGTTGAAAAAGCTGCTTCTGTGAcatctttctttttgcccCGTGCCTTCAGTTCTTTATTGCGATGGAGCCGGTGTTTCGtcggtggggggttgatccGGTCAAAATACTAGACATGGAGGCAGGGTCCGTCTGGGATGGCCTCCTTTTATTCAAACATAGTACATTAGAAAATATATGCGCACGCATGGTGGTAATTACCATTGGGGTTTTTTTGCTTGTTTAGCCTGTTGGGTTACTCCTGTGTGATCTTGCTGTGTGATGTTGTTTGTGATTACTGGGGACCTGCTGGGTGTGGTCTCTAACGTGGACATACCTTAGCATGAGGGCTAGGTGTGTGTATATTTTTGAGTCAAGATCTACAGTTATTCATCTGGTGGCCAACGAGATGGGTTCTGACCGCCTCCTTAGGATGTGTGGTACTTGTTTATGGTATCACTTCGGGAATGGGACAGACTTGGAGGTAGGAGAGAGTATGAGCGGCTTTGAGCTTTCTGGccagaggagggaggagcttGAAACCGGTAGGGTGTGTGGCTTGGAAAAGGGCGGTTGTTATGGTGTccgggggaagggggtcaCTGGAGATCATTGGTTTTGCGGTGAGGTTCAGGTAGGTGTGCAAGATACGGGCCGGCAGTTCACTTGGGTTGATGGCCGCGcttttttggagagggagatagATGCTGGGAGAAAAGCTTGGGGGCTTAAAAGATGGTCAAACTAATTCTCTTTAAAAACACTTCTCAGCTATCTTTCAAAGTCTATTTAGTCGGTACTTTTCAAGGTCTATCAACTGTCTATCAAGGAACGGTTTTTGGATACCATCTTGCGTGAGAGACCCATAATCCTCAACATCCTTCTGTGGTACTATTCAATACATACATATACACCCCCTGTCTAAGAAGATATTTACATGGACATTTTCTTGGCCACCTTTCCatgccccccacccccctttcccttcatAGCCCATCCCAGGCTACCTATGCTATTATTTTCCATCCCGGTACATATCCTCATGTTTTGGTTGTCCACCATGCAATTCGCCCCCCTaatccccttcccccttcaaACTCCAAAGTGATTTGCCTCGCCCCTATGCACAACTGTTTATAAGAAGCCAAAATGCGCGCACCGTTTTCCTTCCTTCCACTATCTCGACCCAGAAACAAAAACTAAACGCCATGAAACCATTTGTCGGACCCGTCAACGAGCCTGGCTTCCATTTACATACGTCCCATTCCCGTTGGCCTGGCCATTCACACCGTTCCCATTCGCCTGACTCTGCGGTGAAACATTCTCATACCCgtgatgttggtgctggACATCAGTAGGACTATCatgcaccaccatcccagtCAACCCATTCATCGTGCTTCCTCTCCTAACCAGAGAAATAGTCGTGTTCATCGtcgccgtcctcgtcatAACCGGGCTCCCCGTGCGAGTCCGTCGCAGCCTCGGTACGGCCCTCCCAGTCTTACGCTCCGCCTCACAATTCCCACAAGCGCCCGCACCCCCTGCAATCGCCAACCGTCTAAACAACGGATACAAGTCATGAGCCATGGGCCTTTTAGTAAAATCCGCATCCATCATGGCTCGAATCACAGGCAATATCTCCTTGATCGCAGCCGCCGATTCGGCCTTCTTGGGGTTGCTGTCGATGAGCCGGTCCGCAATCTGGCACAGGTGGAAGAGGTAGGCATCAAGACGTTCGAGGGACTCCGAGTACTTGAACTCACCCAGGTTGTCCGTCCTCAATTGCTGCTCGGCGAAATCAGGCGGTCGCCCCAGCAATGTGGTGGCCATTTCTAGGAACACACATCCAAGGGAAAAGACATCGGACCGCTCGTCTCGCTGGGTttcgttgatggcctcgggGTCGGCGTACTTGAGTGTCTTGGGCGTGGGTCCTTCCGAGTGCTGACCGGTCTCAAAGTGCTTTGACAAGCCAAAATCGGTTAATacgggaagaagaaaatCGTCAATGACAATATTTTCGGGCTTGATATCTTTGTGCCGGATTCGAATGTTACTCCTGTGGAGGAATGCCACGGCTTGTGACAAGCATCCGAAATACGTGTGCAGGGCGGCCTCGTGTTCCGGCTCGCgactgttgatgatgtggttcATGAAGAAGCGGAGGTTGCATTGTGCTGGAGGGTACATGGCGATGCCCAGTATGTGCTTCTTGATTTGTTGATCAACTCTGATAGCTTTGACCTTCGCTCTCTGCTGCCTCCTCACCCCAGTTGAGATGCAGTAATCTTCAAAGCTTGCCACGTAAACGACGATATGGGGGTGTTTGATCGAGGCCATGTTCCTTACTTCCTCCAAGGCCAGCATCCTGACGTGGCTGTCAGGCCCGGGTGGCCGTAAATTATCCTTGCAAGTGATAATCTTCAAGGCAAGTGGCCGCCGGTATGGATATCCTTCAGGGACGTTGACTTTGTATACGACCGTGGTTCCAGATTCTCCAAGCTGCTCGCCGATCTGAATGAACGGATGGGGGGCCCTGATATATTCCTTATTGGCATGGTGGAAGACCTTGTGCTTGCTATCATCAAGCCCTGCTCTTTCCACTGGCCGGATCCAAGCTTCGCCCGTCTCACGGCCG from Podospora bellae-mahoneyi strain CBS 112042 chromosome 4, whole genome shotgun sequence harbors:
- the GCN20 gene encoding ATP-binding cassette, regulator of translational elongation (COG:E; COG:J; BUSCO:EOG09260OM6; EggNog:ENOG503NWE1); translated protein: MQQHPIAQVAYDSNDTEGYQSEARQVVILPYLISNATITFASPQNLPPAMDAEIRSVVPNIDPVISEYSAGYLTHASTAWSGSGDEEATGPSPLDEAASAITDLLVSASGNPSPAQREKIQGLVQKWVDKYAAATDKLDRRGPAVRRLDQTIQVSSQRNMSSTLAVATGGVDLESANVRKVESKVDKKKLEKAERKIAAKQSKKTYKTVEYEASRLLNQPDNTQSYEDFYMAVNPLQLGGAQSGKSKDIKIDNIDVSIGGSRILTDTTLTLAYGHRYGLVGNNGVGKSTLLRALSRREVPIPTHISILHVEQEIMGDDTPALQAVLDADVWRKVLLKEQAEITTKLADIEAQRSGMADTATDAARLDKDREALDSRLGDIQGKLAEMESDKAESRAASILAGLGFSPERQQFATKTFSGGWRMRLALARALFCEPDLLLLDEPSNMLDVPSITFLSNYLQGYPSTVLVVSHDRAFLNEVATDIIHQHSMRLDYYRGANFESFYATKEERRKVAKREYENQMAQRAHLQAFIDKFRYNAAKSSEAQSRIKKLEKMPVLEPPEAEYSVHFKFPDVEKMTPPIVQMSEVTFGYTPDKILLRNVDLDVQLDSRIGIVGPNGAGKTTILKLLIGKLQPTSGTITQNPRLRIGFFAQHHVDALDLNASAVTFMAKTYPGRTDEEYRRQLGAFGITGTTGLQKMELLSGGQKSRVAFACLALTNPHILVLDEPSNHLDIEAMDALSEALQQFQGGVLMVSHDVTMLQTVCTSLWVCDNGTVEKFPGDVQAYKKRITAQADAAGVAKQLL
- the TUB2 gene encoding Beta-tubulin 2 (EggNog:ENOG503NVXK; COG:Z), whose amino-acid sequence is MSTSTRYIPTRCLHRCHITISWLTPLFLQASGNKYVPRAVLVDLEPGTMDAVRAGPFGQLFRPDNFVFGQSGAGNNWAKGHYTEGAELVDQVLDVVRREAEGCDCLQGFQITHSLGGGTGAGMGTLLISKIREEFPDRMMATFSVVPSPKVSDTVVEPYNATLSVHQLVENSDETFCIDNEALYDICMRTLKLPNPSYGDLNHLVSAVMSGVTVSLRFPGQLNSDLRKLAVNMVPFPRLHFFMVGFAPLTSRGAHSFRAVSVPELTQQMFDPKNMMAASDFRNGRYLTCSAIPWQGLYEGG
- a CDS encoding hypothetical protein (COG:K; COG:L; COG:T; EggNog:ENOG50KOG1187) yields the protein MMLKISTSQGNRGGTPPVSGMGEPRYTFFPTLYERSQLQNFKPTIYVVICQSFGSPAFSVCISAASRARSITQSQPITLDEFLDWRDDEHFIWDEDGRETGEAWIRPVERAGLDDSKHKVFHHANKEYIRAPHPFIQIGEQLGESGTTVVYKVNVPEGYPYRRPLALKIITCKDNLRPPGPDSHVRMLALEEVRNMASIKHPHIVVYVASFEDYCISTGVRRQQRAKVKAIRVDQQIKKHILGIAMYPPAQCNLRFFMNHIINSREPEHEAALHTYFGCLSQAVAFLHRSNIRIRHKDIKPENIVIDDFLLPVLTDFGLSKHFETGQHSEGPTPKTLKYADPEAINETQRDERSDVFSLGCVFLEMATTLLGRPPDFAEQQLRTDNLGEFKYSESLERLDAYLFHLCQIADRLIDSNPKKAESAAAIKEILPVIRAMMDADFTKRPMAHDLYPLFRRLAIAGGAGACGNCEAERKTGRAVPRLRRTRTGSPVMTRTATMNTTISLVRRGSTMNGLTGMVVHDSPTDVQHQHHGYENVSPQSQANGNGVNGQANGNGTYVNGSQAR